The nucleotide window ATGGACAAACATCAaggtatttttaaatgttaaccggctcagcattgtaaagtttaTTCATATTActattaagattttatttaaaaccttaTGTGCCAGGGTAACAATAAGGTGTTTGTCATGTAGGATATTTGTAGGTTTTCGcagatggtcaaaaaaaaagaacattactcatttgaacattttgtctaaacatacagtatagacaatgTAATGGTAACTAACAATCTCTAAACATAATACACTCTAAAaactgctgggttaaaaaacaaCCTAACCATAACCCAGccacagcatttttttaaagtgtatgtttttgcatttttacaatagaaaatacagcttttatttttttatacattttcatacGTTTTAGAgtatttgtcatgttttttttaaacgttttcATCTCAAGCATGTtgtatgaaattatattttgaTCCTTTTGGCAATCCACACAAGCCATAGACATAATGGTCAAGAAGTtaatttctatctatctatctatctatctatctatctatctgtctgtctgtctatctatctatagctGGCTTTTGTTAGCAGgtgtaatttttaataaatactctGAGTGACGCTGTTGGTTAGGGTGTACAGTGTTTATAAACGCTCTATTTTAGATCCTCCCCTGTATTCCGATTGCATTCGGGAGGATTTCTCTTTGGTTGGACCCGTGTTTGGCACATTAGCTGTCTATGAACTACTGTCTTTTAGTAGTTTTGGGTTTGAAGACCGCACTAGGATTTCTGGAGCGTGTGTAGGTTACAGTGTTTAATATGGGTTTTCTTTATTCCCTCGATGCCCGGATAAGTGGCTCTACAGTCCGCGTTTCGACATGGCTGACAATGCTCCTGGTTGGATTTGCTTTTGTCATGGCCGTTGCGCACGGGCAGGTCCGTTATTCTATTCCAGAGGAGATGAACAAGGGATCAGTGGTGGGAAATATCGTGCAGGATCTCGGTTTGGATGTAAAGAGACTGAAATCTGGCAGAGCACGGATCTTTACGGAGGACAGTCGTGAGTACATCGGTCTGAATGTGGATAAAGGCACTCTGATAGTGAGAGAGAGGATAGATAGAGAGGAGCTGTGCGCTCAAGTGTCTCCATGCTCTTTACATTTTCAAATCATTCTAGATAATCCGATGGAGTTACATAGAATTGATGTGGAAATACTGGACATTAATGATCATGCACCTGTGTTTGACAGAAGAGAAATTATTGTTGACGTGCCGGAGTCTGCAACACTCGACTCACTATTTTCTTTAGACAGTGCGCATGATCCCGATGTCGGGCTGAACACACTGCAAAGATACACACTTAGTTCCACTGACCATTTCAGTTTGAAAGAATTATTTCGCAGTGATGGAATTAAATATGTtgcaatggttttaaaaacaccTTTAGACAGAGAGCAACAAGAGAcacataatttaattttgacAGCATTTGATGGTGGCACTCCTCAAAAATCTGGAACAGTTAAGATAACCGTCAATGTTCTTGATGTAAATGACAATTCTCCTGTGTTCAGTCAGCCAATATACCGAGTGTCTTTGTCAGAAAAATTACCCAAAGATAGTTTAGTAGTTACAGTTAGCGCTACTGACAAAGACAAAGGATCTAATGGAGAGGTAGcatattcattttcacaaaacTCTGGAAGAGAGGCCAAGGATTTGTTTATCATTAATTCGGACACAGGAGAAATAAGGGTTAAATCCTCTCTAGATTTTGAAAAGTCCAAGCAACATGAACTAGACGTTAAGGCGATGGATAAGGGCGGACTAACAGGTACCAGTAAACTGCTGATTGAAATTACAGATGTCAATGACAATCCTCCTGTTATCAGTGTTATCTCATTTTCTAATCCGATCCCTGAAGATTCCCCACCCGACTTTACAGTAGCGATGTTTAACATTAAAGACTTAGACTCGGGTAAAAACGGACAAATTAAATGCACAGTGAATTCAGATCTGCCGTTTCGCATCAAAGAGACATCCAATAATTTCTATAGTTTAAACACCGATCGTGTTTTAGATCGTGAAATGTTTTCTGAATACAATATAACGATCACAGCTACAGATGAAGGATCTCCATCTTTATCCACTAATAAAACACTCACACTTAAAATATCTGATGTGAACGACAACGCCCCTGTTTTCCAGCGTCACTCATACACCGCTTATGTGATGGAGAATAATTCACCTGGAGTGTCTATATTTGCAGTGACAGCAACTGACAGAGACTCTGGGAATAATGCGcgcatttcttattttttagaaGATCTTTCTGTCAACGGAGTTTCTGCTTCGTCTTATATTTCCGTTAACGCAGAGAGCGGAGAGATTCTCGCTATTCGATCTTTTGATTACGAGCAAACAAAAGAGTTCAATATTCGCGTAAAAGCGCAGGACGGAGGCAACCCGCCTCTCAGCAGCAACGTGAGTGTGAGAATTATTATTCAGGACCAGAATGACAACGCGCCTCAGATTCTGTATCCAGTACAAACTGGTGGCTCTGTGGTGGCTGAAATGGTTCCTCGTTCAGCAGAGGTGGGCTATCTAGTGACTAAAGTGGTGGCTGTGGATGTGGACTCTGGACAGAATGCCTGGCTCTCATATAAACTGCAGAAAGCGACAGACAGGGCGCTGTTTGAAGTGGGCGCACAGAATGGAGAAATAAGAACTGTGCGCCAAGTCACTGATAAAGATGCTGTGAAACAGAAACTCACTGTTATAGTGGAAGACAACGGACAGCCCTCTCGTTCAGCTACAGTCAATATTAACGTGGCTGTGGCGGACACTTTCCCTGAAATGCTCTCTGAGTTCACTGACTTTACGCATGACAAGGAATTAAACGACAACTTGACATTTTATCTCGTGCTGGCCTTGGCTGTAGTTTCGTTTCTCTTTATTGTCTCCATCATCGCTATACTGTCAGTGAAATGCTACAGATGGAGACGTGAGAGGATGTTTTACAAATCTGGTGCCAATCTCCCAGTTATTCCGTATTATCCACCTCTTTACGCAGATGTAGGGGGAACAGGAACTTTACAGCATATGTACAATTATGAAACTTACAGAACCACTGACTCTCGAAAGAGTGATGTGAAATACGCCAGACCTCCTACTGAGAGCATCATTAGTCTGGACACCAGTGAAACTCAGACCATTACGCATGCGCAAAGAGAGAAAACTAGCGTCGACTATGACCAGGTGAGAACTCTTACTCCAATACATGCTACCAGCTTCAATTATTTACGTTTTCACCTCATGTAATAACATAGACTATGACCTAAACTATGTGCTGTGCAGGACTTTAGATGAACTGATTCCAGTCGGCATTGTTATTACCCATGCACGTGACTCTTTTCTCTCGACAAAtgagtttatgtttaaataatgatGCATTCCAGACAGCAATTAACAGCAGTGAAACGACAGTCGGACTGGATTTTTTGATGGGTaaaaaaatggcaaataaaatatatgtcataatttgtaaatatatttaaagtaattatCGAAAATCTCTACTGTAAGTTGGAATGAAATGTTTATATGCAATTCTATTTGAGTAGCACTAAAAACTGTTTATTCATTTTCGGATTTTCTTTTTCAAGTGAACATGTTTGCTAAAATGATATGTAAATCTTTTAAGTAAttataacttttaaaatattttccagcTCTTATTAGTTGTAATATTTTACTAGTACTCTGAGTGACGCTGTTGGTCAGCGTGTGCAGATTTGTAAACGGTGCTTTTAGATCCTCTTCTGTACTACGACGGTGTGCACcgcatttttttcttcactcaGGACTGTCGGATAAACATACATCGCGGAAT belongs to Clarias gariepinus isolate MV-2021 ecotype Netherlands chromosome 2, CGAR_prim_01v2, whole genome shotgun sequence and includes:
- the LOC128543731 gene encoding putative protocadherin beta-18 isoform X5; its protein translation is MGFLYSLDARISGSTVRVSTWLTMLLVGFAFVMAVAHGQVRYSIPEEMNKGSVVGNIVQDLGLDVKRLKSGRARIFTEDSREYIGLNVDKGTLIVRERIDREELCAQVSPCSLHFQIILDNPMELHRIDVEILDINDHAPVFDRREIIVDVPESATLDSLFSLDSAHDPDVGLNTLQRYTLSSTDHFSLKELFRSDGIKYVAMVLKTPLDREQQETHNLILTAFDGGTPQKSGTVKITVNVLDVNDNSPVFSQPIYRVSLSEKLPKDSLVVTVSATDKDKGSNGEVAYSFSQNSGREAKDLFIINSDTGEIRVKSSLDFEKSKQHELDVKAMDKGGLTGTSKLLIEITDVNDNPPVISVISFSNPIPEDSPPDFTVAMFNIKDLDSGKNGQIKCTVNSDLPFRIKETSNNFYSLNTDRVLDREMFSEYNITITATDEGSPSLSTNKTLTLKISDVNDNAPVFQRHSYTAYVMENNSPGVSIFAVTATDRDSGNNARISYFLEDLSVNGVSASSYISVNAESGEILAIRSFDYEQTKEFNIRVKAQDGGNPPLSSNVSVRIIIQDQNDNAPQILYPVQTGGSVVAEMVPRSAEVGYLVTKVVAVDVDSGQNAWLSYKLQKATDRALFEVGAQNGEIRTVRQVTDKDAVKQKLTVIVEDNGQPSRSATVNINVAVADTFPEMLSEFTDFTHDKELNDNLTFYLVLALAVVSFLFIVSIIAILSVKCYRWRRERMFYKSGANLPVIPYYPPLYADVGGTGTLQHMYNYETYRTTDSRKSDVKYARPPTESIISLDTSETQTITHAQREKTSVDYDQQQKPPNADWRFNQNQRPGPSGAAATPDVPMGTGPWPNPPTEAEQLQALMAAANEVSEATNTLGPGTMGLSTRYSPQFTLQHVPDYRQNVYIPGSTATLSANPQQPQQPPQALPAPQVTSAQVEPPKPQTPASKKKITKKEKK
- the LOC128543731 gene encoding putative protocadherin beta-18 isoform X9, giving the protein MGFLYSLDARISGSTVRVSTWLTMLLVGFAFVMAVAHGQVRYSIPEEMNKGSVVGNIVQDLGLDVKRLKSGRARIFTEDSREYIGLNVDKGTLIVRERIDREELCAQVSPCSLHFQIILDNPMELHRIDVEILDINDHAPVFDRREIIVDVPESATLDSLFSLDSAHDPDVGLNTLQRYTLSSTDHFSLKELFRSDGIKYVAMVLKTPLDREQQETHNLILTAFDGGTPQKSGTVKITVNVLDVNDNSPVFSQPIYRVSLSEKLPKDSLVVTVSATDKDKGSNGEVAYSFSQNSGREAKDLFIINSDTGEIRVKSSLDFEKSKQHELDVKAMDKGGLTGTSKLLIEITDVNDNPPVISVISFSNPIPEDSPPDFTVAMFNIKDLDSGKNGQIKCTVNSDLPFRIKETSNNFYSLNTDRVLDREMFSEYNITITATDEGSPSLSTNKTLTLKISDVNDNAPVFQRHSYTAYVMENNSPGVSIFAVTATDRDSGNNARISYFLEDLSVNGVSASSYISVNAESGEILAIRSFDYEQTKEFNIRVKAQDGGNPPLSSNVSVRIIIQDQNDNAPQILYPVQTGGSVVAEMVPRSAEVGYLVTKVVAVDVDSGQNAWLSYKLQKATDRALFEVGAQNGEIRTVRQVTDKDAVKQKLTVIVEDNGQPSRSATVNINVAVADTFPEMLSEFTDFTHDKELNDNLTFYLVLALAVVSFLFIVSIIAILSVKCYRWRRERMFYKSGANLPVIPYYPPLYADVGGTGTLQHMYNYETYRTTDSRKSDVKYARPPTESIISLDTSETQTITHAQREKTSVDYDQQKPPNADWRFNQNQRPGPSGAAATPDVPMGTGPWPNPPTEAEQLQALMAAANEVSEATNTLGPGTMGLSTRYSPQFTLQHVPDYRQNVYIPGSTATLSANPQQPQQPPQALPAPQVTSAQVEPPKPQTPASKKKITKKEKK